GCCATAAATTGCGCACCACCTTTTTCCGCCAATACTTTCGTTATCGCCGCTGTCAGCGTTGTCTTCCCGTGGTCAACGTGCCCGATTGTTCCTATGTTACAATGCGGCTTGTTCCTCTCAAATTTTGCCTTGGACATCTCTTTATTCCCTTATCTGTTTATTCCGTCAATTACCCTATAATAACTCTGATATACTCTTTTGGAATCTATCATTAATCCCGAATAAACCATCCTTTATTACGCTAATTAATTAAAGAATGGAGCGGGTGATGGGAATCGAACCCACGTGACCAGCTTGGAAGGCTGGGGCTCTACCATTGAGCTACACCCGCACAGGAGACTTTTCTAAACCTCCAAAAACACGAAAAATACCGCACCAAAAAACCATCTGTCAAGCGTTTTGGTGGAGGGAGTAGGATTTGAACCTACGTAGACATACGTCGACAGATTTACAGTCTGTTGCCTTTGACCGCTCGGCCATCCCTCCTTAAAGATCTTTAAGGACACCCCTCTTTAAACAAAGATTTTATGTCCTCTCAAGGGTCTAGAAAATTTTCTACTTTTTGTCAACGAGAAAGACGCTTCCTTTCTTTTCTCTTTTTTTCTAAAACGTTCAATAGTTTAAAAAAATATAATAAAATCAACATATTAACAAAAATCAGACCCTAAAAGATAAGTTTAAAAAAATAAAAAAAATGAGCGAGGCTATTCGGCCGTCACATCAAATACATAAAATAAAGGAAGGGCTTCTTTTAAGCGAATTTTATTCGCAAATAAAAGAAGCTGAGATTCCGTTTTAAAAGAATGATGCGTGTGTGCTTCATAAAAAGGCCCTGTGAGCTTATAGAGTGGACGAGATAAATGAAAAACATCCTTTGATATAAACTCATGATGAACCTTTTCAAGAATAAAACCTTTTTGGGTCAACCAGATTAAAACATCCTCAAAAAAGACGAACTTTTCAAGGTGTCCATATGATATTTTCTTTTTTTTAACTCTTTCATAAGAAGAAAAAGAGCCATGATACCCCTCTTTTTCAGAAATATCATTCTCCTGATAAATGCCAGACATCAAAACATCTGCAGAAAGATCTCGAAAATTCCTCCTATCCTTATAAATACCTTGAGCGAGATAATCTTTCTGCGCTGATCGTTCTAACCTTAAACAATCCAAGGCCTGTCCACGTCGTTTGGACATCTGCATAATTGATTCCATCATTTCTTGACGAATGTCTCCATTTGTATCTTTTGGTTTTTTTAATCTAATTTCTTTTTTTCTTATTGAAAATCGATGTAATGCTTTATTAATAGCTGTCACACTTCGGTTTAAAAAATAACCCATTTCTTTAAGACTTAATCCTACCTGGTAAGCGTTTCTTAGAAAATCAATTTCTTCCTCAGTCCAACTCATCTTTGACATTAAAAACTCCAAAGTATAATTGAATTAAAAAATTAACCCTGTAATAATTTTTTTAATAATTAATTAAATCTAGTTTTGCAGAGAATAATTCACACTGTCAATGATTCAGAAATTATTGGGCAATAATTGTTTTAAATGGCCTGCATATTATAAAAAAAATTTTGTATATTACAAAAAATATGCTAATTTTAATTATTGAATTTAATTAAAAAAAATTTATTCTTAGCTCAAAATTAAGTGTTTTTATCAAATATCACATGTGTGCGATAATTGATTGATCATAATTATTTTCTATATGCAAAAACGAAGGAAAAGCTGCATGCATAGAAATTTCTTGAGACATTGCTCTATTTAAAAGTGTCACATCAACAGGCCCATGAAAATCAGAAGTATTCAAAAGTTTTTGGGCCATTTTAGCATTGATAATATAGGCAAATGTTCCAAGGCCTCGCGTTGAAGATAAAACTTCACATAATTTTACGTCTTCACCTAACTTGCATTCCAAGATCACTTTATCTCCTTTTTTGTAAATGTTGGAATTCACCAAACCTAAATGAACAAAAGATTCTTCGGGTAAATGTTTAATGATATTCCGCAAAGAGCTTAGAAATTCAGTTGAAATATCCATAATATCATCCTCAAAAATTAAGGCCACTTTATAATTATGTTTAACCATATCCTGCCAAATGAGAAAATGACTGCACAAACATCCTAATTCACCTGCAGAAATTAATGCAGAAAAAAATCTTTTATCATAATGATAATAAAGAGGATATTTTTGCTGCTCAGGTACTTCAGTGCATAAAATACGATATTTTTCTTGAGGATTAAGTTTTGCTCTTCCTTCCCATAAGTCAGCCCCTGAAATTATTTTCCCTCCTGAAAGAGGAATTAATCTTACATTGAAACCATCAATCGCTGAGAACCGCTTATGTCTTAATTGACGCTTATCTAAGATTTCTTTTATTGTTTGGTATCGCTCAGGTGTTCGATCTAAATTAATAACATAGGCCTGATCATAGACATTTTCATGTTTTGAGAAGGAAGCCTCTTTGAAAGAGGAAGTTGTACAACCTGTGTTTAAGGCCATAGAAAGGCATGCAAGTACCATCAAGGATTTATAAAAAGCAATTAATTTAAAGTGTTTTTTGATAGCCATTATTGTTTTTACTTCCAACTTTTCAACGTTATTATGCCCCCAGTTAATCTTAATCCAAATATATGTATCATTTTTTAATTTTTTGTATAGGTAAGAAAGAATCTCTTGAGATAGATAAATAAAGTGAATTCTAATTAAAATCTTTAAATGCTTTAAACTTACCTTTTGTCGATTGTAATTTTTATAAAATCATATTATTTTTAATCATTCCTTTATGCACACTAGATGAAGCCAGACCCTTCCAAAAAATAAGAAGAAACCAAAGGTGTTTTATGAAAAATTTCAAATGCTTTTCTCTTTTTTTAATCATACTTCTTCTTTTTTTCATCGCTGGTAGCTTTCTAGGATACTGGAAAGGAAATGAACTTTTTTCTTATTGCAAAAATTTACTCATAAAAAAACAAGAGACAATTTTTATTTCCATTGTCTCTTATCGTGATAAAAATTGCCCAAAAACACTCGAAGAGATTTATAATAAAGCAGATCATCCTGAAAGAATTTTTGTTGGTATTTATCAACAAAATGGAGCTTATGATCTTTCTTGTCAAACTCCCAATATAGATTTTAAACTGCAAAAAAACATATCTTTGGTAAAGGTTCCCGCTGAAAAAGCAAGAGGACCTGCCGTTGCAAGATACCATGCCTCCCTTTTATTTAAGGATGAAGACTTTTTCCTTGAAATTGATGCACATATGCGACTTGTTCCCCATTGGGATACGCTTCTTTTAAAAATGTGGCACAAGCTTGCTGAAGAAAAAGGTCCCAAGGTTATTCTAACAACTTGTCCCTTAGACTGGAATGTTGAAAGTGATACGATTGATCCATCGCACGAAACTCATCTTCCATTATCTTGCGGAATGGATTTTTCGCATGAAGGTGAGCTTCCTAGAATCGCCTCACATGTATATAAAAAAACGTCTGTTTTTCATGAAAGTCCTTTTATTGCAGGAGGGTTTTTCTTTGCCCCTGGAAAATTTTTAAAAGAAGTCCCTTATGATCCTAATTTAGCTTATCTTGTTTGGGGAGAAGAAGCTCTTCTCTCAATTCGCCTTTGGTGTAAAGGATATCGTTTTTATAACCCCACTGAAAATCTTATTTTCCATTATTATGAACGTCTCAATGAACCTAAAATATGGAATGATGATCCGAATTATCAAGAAATTAATGCAAAAACCTCAGAACACGTAAAAATTCTTATTGGTTTCGCTCCTGGAAAAGAAGATAAAAATTATCCTTATGGAATTGATTCACAGTGTGTTAAAGAATTTTATAAGACATACAAAATTGATCCAATCAATCGTACTTCTGTTAATTTGTGCGATCCTGAGGAACGAGTTCTAGAAACTTCCTCAAAAGATCTTTCTTCCAATAAAGATGGGACATAAGAAAATTTTGACTTAAAAATGCTTAAGATAGAAAAATATCATGAATCCAAAAAAATCATCTGGCATTCTTTTATTTCTTTTAAAAGAAAAAATTTCCCAGAAGAACTTTTCACATCATATTTTTCTTTAATTCATTACAAGTGAACTCTCGATAACAACAATTAAAGAAGGTTTTTTATGAAAAAATTCTTTCGCCCTATGTGTTTATTAAGCTTGCTCTTAATTTTTTTCATCGGAGGCAGCTTTTTAGGATACTGGAAAAGACAAGAGATTAATTCATGTTTTCAATTCCTTTTCTCAAAAAAACAAGAATCCATTTTTATATCAATTGTCAGTTATCGAGATAAAAACTGTCCCAGAACGCTTGAAGAAATTTATAATAAGGCAGATCATCCCGAGAGAATCTTTGTCGGAGTCTATCAGCAAAATGGCCCATATGATCTCTCCTGCCAAACATCCAAGATAGATCCAAAGTTTCAAAAAAATATTTCTCTCAACTCTGTTCCTGCAGAAGACGCAAGAGGCCCTGCTGCCGCACGATATCATGCTTCTCACTTATACAAAAATGAAGATTTCTTTCTTGAGATCGATGCCCATACACGGCTCACTCCTCATTGGGATACACAACTTCTAAAGATGTGGCATAAACTTGAACAAGAAAAAGGACCTAAGGTTATTTTAACTGTTTATCCTCTGGAATGGGATCCAGCTACTGATAAAATTCCATCAGAACATAAAACAAAAGTTTCCAGATGCTGTGGTCTCGATTTTTCATATGATGATCTTCCTCATCCTCTTTTTCTCCTCACAGATAAAACTTCTACATTTCATGAAAGTCCCTTCATTGCAGGACAGTTTTTCTTTGCACCTGGCACTTTTTTAGAAGAAGTTCCCTACGATCCCAATCTCTTATATTTATTTCATGGAGAAGAACCTCTGCTCTCTCTTCGTCTCTGGTGTAAGGGATATCGTTTTTATAGCCCCACCGAAAACCTTATTTTTCACTATTATGAACGACCGAATGAACCTAAAATATGGGAAGACGACCCAAATTTTAATGAAATTAATCCAAAAATTTTAGAGCGTGTTAAAATTCTTCTTGGCCTTATCCCTGGGAAAGAAGATAAAAAATATCCTTATGGTATTGACCCTCAATGTGTCAAAAATTTTTATAAAACATACAAAATTGATGTTGTAAATAAAACTTCTGTGAATCTATGCGACCCTAAAGGTGGATTCATAGAAGCTCCCTCGAAAGAAGCTTTCTCCTAGAACATGAAAAACTTCTAAAACCTATAGAATTACTCGTATAACCATGCTTATGTTTATTTATGTAGCTTCAAAAATAAGAAGAAATTTATATATAATTTTCCCTAAGAACCTTGCAACCAGAATACACTCTTATCTTAAAATAGAGACATAAGCCTAAATTCCCTGTTGACAACAAAATTCCTACATGTACACTTAAAAGTGAATTATGAGAAAGAGGTAACGTTGGTTTAAGGTACAAAAAATCAAAATACCACTCAACGAATAAGGAAATGTAAATAGGGAGCGGTTAAAAAAGCCCTTCTTTTTTGCTATAAAATAATAATTTAAATCATAATATGGAGATATCTAAATGCATTATAATCTTATTTCAAAAATAAGCAAAACAACAGCTCTCGTTTCTGTTGGAGCTTTTGCTTTAAGTGGAATGATAGAAACTTCATCCGCAATGACATCAGGGTCAGCTGCTCCAACCCATGCTAAGACAACTTCCTCTAAGACAACACCTGCTCGGACAACTTCTTCTAAGACGACTCCAGCGAGGACAACTCCTGCCAAGACAACTCCCACCAAGACAACTCCTGCTAAGAGTGGAACCAATACATCAAGTCATCCTGTAGCCCCAAGTCATTCAAAAGCTCCTGTAACTCCAAGCCACTCAAAAGCTCCCATAACTCCAAGCCACTCAAAAGCTCCTGTTACTCCGAGCCACTCAAAAGCTCCCGTAACTCCAAGCCACTCAAAAGCTCCTGTTACTCCGAGCCACTCAAAAGCTCCTGTTACTCCGAGCCACTCAAAAGCTCCTGTTGTCGGTCCAAACAATAATACGCCGGCCTCAACAACAGTGGTTGAAACAACGTCGTCCTCTTCTCCAACATGGTCACAATCCATAAATGTACAAACAGATGATTCTGGAGTTAAGGGCCTGGGTCTTGAGCAAAGAGATGAAGATGTCAATGAATTTATACCAGAAGATGTTATTGGCCCAGATGAGAATAATGATGCCGGCGAATAACAAAGTGGTGTTATTATAGGTATACGTAAAAAAACAGCGGAAAAAACTATCCGCTGTTTTTTTGCCTCTTTATCCTTTCTGAGAATTAAGATTTAACTTTTTCGGTCCCTTTTAATAAAAAAAAGAGCCGAATCTCGAAAGATTCGGCCAAATCAAACAGGGAGGCTTTACGTCTAAAAAGACGTAAATGGGTTCCGAAGAACCCGGTTTCAGGCATTGCGCCCGAACTCGTAAAAACTCGTGAAATTTAAGTATTTCAAACTGTGTTCCCTATAAATAAGTAATTTTTGATAAAATGCAATATTAATTTTTGCATGATTGTCATGCAAAAACAACATGCATATATTTTTCATGACAAATCAGTGAGTTATCGCTACTAAAGAGACGCACTCATTAAATTACATTCAGCAATTTTGGCAATTAAAAAATCTCTAAAAACGCTAATTCGTTTAGAATTTCTTAATTCTTCTGGATAAACATAATAAGCTTGCACTTGTGGCGTTGGAATTTCTGGTAAAAGCCGAATGAGCTCTTCATCGGTATTCTCGGCCTTATCTTTTAAAGTAGAAACTAAATATTCAGGCAATACACCAATCCCAATTCCTTTTTGAATGGCAATCATCATCCCTTGAAGATCATTAATGCTCAAAGAAGGCTCATGAAAATGCCCACGCGGAAGTCCAAGATTTAAAATCCAATTTACATCTTCCACAGGATGGATTCCTCCTCCTTGGCTAAATGAAATTAAGGCATGATTCTTGAGATCTTGAAGTTTTGTTGGCGTTCCTTTTTTTTTAAGATATCCCTGGGCTGCATAAATATTAAGCCCATAGGACATGATTTTTCTTTGAATCAATTCAGGACTTCGTGATGGAATAATTCGGATACCAACATCTGCTTCGCGACGGGTCAGATCAAGCTCGCGATCATCCAAAATAAGATCAACTTGGATCTCTGGGTAAAGATTCATAAAAGCATCAAGATGAGGAACAAGCCAAAGAGCCCCAAAAGCGACGGTTGTTGTAATTTTTAACATACCTCTTGGCTGATCTTTATTTTCACTAATAAGAGATTCTGTCATTGCAAGTTTTGCGAAAATTTCCTTTACCGCTTTATAGAGAATTTCTCCTTGTTCAGTCATAACCAAACCACGCTGATGCCGATGGAACAAAGAAACATGTAAAGATTCTTCTAATCCTAAAATTTGGCGACTTACGGCTGACTGGCTTAAGGAAAGGTTTTCTCCTGCTTGCGTAAAGCTCCCTGCTTGCACAACCGCATAAAAGGTTCTTAATTTATCCCAATCCATTCTCATAGGGTTTCACCTTTACAGATGTTTTTTAAGGATTTTAATTTTCTCTAGTCTTTTTCTTGCAAATATTTCAATGTCTCAAGAGCAGCCATACAGCCAAGGCCCGCTGCTGTTATAGCTTGACGATAAATTTTATCTGTAACATCTCCTGCTGCAAAGACACCTGGTATTGAAGTTTGCGTTGTTCCAGGAGAAACAGGGATATATCCTTCTTCGTCCATTTTAAGGTGCCCTTTAAAAATATCTGTCATAGGCTTATGTCCAATGGCAATAAAAACTCCATCAATATCAAGGGAACTTATGTCTCCTGTTTGTGTATCTTTCAACTTAACCCCCTTCACATGGCGAAAAGGAAGCATATCTCCTTGAATTTCTTCAATTTCTTTATTCCATAGAACACTTATTTTAGGGTGTTTAAAAAGCCTCTCTTGTAATATTTTTTCAGCTCTTAAAGTGTCACGACGATGAATGAGAGTGACATGAGAAGCATGATTTGTCAAAAAAAGAGCTTCTTCTACAGCTGTATTTCCACCCCCTACAATTGCAACTTTCTTATTTTTAAAGAAAAAGCCATCACAGGTTGCGCATGCTGAAACACCCGCCCCACGATAGATTCGCTCACTTTCAATCTCCAACCACTTTGCATAGGCACCTGTCGCAATGATAACCGCATCAGATTCATATAACGTCCCTGATTCTCCTTGAGAGATAAAAGGTTTTTTAGAAAAATCAACAGATGAAATCATATCCTGTATAAGAACTGCTCCGACATGTTTTGCCTGTTCCTGCATTTGTTCCATTAACCACGGCCCTTGAATTGTTTCTGAAAACCCTGGATAATTTTCAACATCTGTTGTTACCATAAGTTGGCCTCCCGGTTGATGACCCATCACAACAATAGGCTTAAGATTGGCACGCGCGGCATAAATAGCAGCTGTAAAACCTGCAGGGCCGCCTCCAATAATTAATACAGGAGTTTGTTTCGTTATAACCATCAGGTATCCTCTCTAAAAACAGTCTTTAATCCAAATATCATAAACAGGATGGTCCAATGCTGAAACAGCTGGACTCGATGCATACATTTTATTCTTAAAAATTAAAACTTCTTCCCCTGAAGATGTCGTTTTTTCAT
The window above is part of the Pseudomonadota bacterium genome. Proteins encoded here:
- the tuf gene encoding elongation factor Tu (EF-Tu; promotes GTP-dependent binding of aminoacyl-tRNA to the A-site of ribosomes during protein biosynthesis; when the tRNA anticodon matches the mRNA codon, GTP hydrolysis results; the inactive EF-Tu-GDP leaves the ribosome and release of GDP is promoted by elongation factor Ts; many prokaryotes have two copies of the gene encoding EF-Tu), with the protein product MSKAKFERNKPHCNIGTIGHVDHGKTTLTAAITKVLAEKGGAQFMA
- a CDS encoding glycosyltransferase family 25 protein → MAIKKHFKLIAFYKSLMVLACLSMALNTGCTTSSFKEASFSKHENVYDQAYVINLDRTPERYQTIKEILDKRQLRHKRFSAIDGFNVRLIPLSGGKIISGADLWEGRAKLNPQEKYRILCTEVPEQQKYPLYYHYDKRFFSALISAGELGCLCSHFLIWQDMVKHNYKVALIFEDDIMDISTEFLSSLRNIIKHLPEESFVHLGLVNSNIYKKGDKVILECKLGEDVKLCEVLSSTRGLGTFAYIINAKMAQKLLNTSDFHGPVDVTLLNRAMSQEISMHAAFPSFLHIENNYDQSIIAHM
- a CDS encoding LysR family transcriptional regulator, which produces MDWDKLRTFYAVVQAGSFTQAGENLSLSQSAVSRQILGLEESLHVSLFHRHQRGLVMTEQGEILYKAVKEIFAKLAMTESLISENKDQPRGMLKITTTVAFGALWLVPHLDAFMNLYPEIQVDLILDDRELDLTRREADVGIRIIPSRSPELIQRKIMSYGLNIYAAQGYLKKKGTPTKLQDLKNHALISFSQGGGIHPVEDVNWILNLGLPRGHFHEPSLSINDLQGMMIAIQKGIGIGVLPEYLVSTLKDKAENTDEELIRLLPEIPTPQVQAYYVYPEELRNSKRISVFRDFLIAKIAECNLMSASL
- the trxB gene encoding thioredoxin-disulfide reductase, which codes for MVITKQTPVLIIGGGPAGFTAAIYAARANLKPIVVMGHQPGGQLMVTTDVENYPGFSETIQGPWLMEQMQEQAKHVGAVLIQDMISSVDFSKKPFISQGESGTLYESDAVIIATGAYAKWLEIESERIYRGAGVSACATCDGFFFKNKKVAIVGGGNTAVEEALFLTNHASHVTLIHRRDTLRAEKILQERLFKHPKISVLWNKEIEEIQGDMLPFRHVKGVKLKDTQTGDISSLDIDGVFIAIGHKPMTDIFKGHLKMDEEGYIPVSPGTTQTSIPGVFAAGDVTDKIYRQAITAAGLGCMAALETLKYLQEKD